A stretch of the Mycolicibacterium celeriflavum genome encodes the following:
- a CDS encoding acyl-CoA dehydrogenase, whose product MKSLLLSRRDLDFLLYEWLRVDELTSRERFAEHSRETFDAVLDLCEQLATRYFATHNKKSDANEPSFDGEKVTVIPEVKQAWDAFAQADLIAMSMDQRLGGAQLPATLAQAAFAWFSAANISTTGYLMLTMANANLLARFGTQEQVEQFVKPMLAGRFSGTMALSETQAGSSLADILTRAEPQRDASASGTYRLFGSKMWISGAEHEMTDNIVNLVLAKIPGGPAGTKGISLFIVPKYLLDENGAIGERNDVVLAGLNHKMGQRGITNTVLNLGEGAYTPGGQPGAVGYLVGEAHRGIAYMFTMMNEARLGVGMGAVALGYTGYLKSVQYARERPQGRPVGAKDPSAPQVPIIEHADVKRMLLAQKAYVEGGLALLLYCGKLVDLAHSAQSDEERDSATLLLEMLTPVGKSWPSQWCLAANDLAIQVHGGYGYTREYDVEQHYRDNRLNPIHEGTHGIQSLDLLGRKVVSRGGAGLAALGAVISRTVAEAGALGGQPAEHASLLDTAWQRLVTVTAEMFGSGDIEAAMANSVVYLEAFGHIVVAWIWLQQELAAHGHSADFYDGKRQAARYFFRYELPRTAPQLDLLASLDRTTVDMRADWF is encoded by the coding sequence GTGAAGTCCCTGCTGCTCTCGCGCCGCGACCTGGATTTCCTGCTCTACGAGTGGCTACGGGTCGACGAGCTGACCAGCCGCGAGCGGTTCGCCGAACATTCGCGCGAGACCTTCGACGCGGTGCTGGACCTGTGCGAGCAACTGGCGACGCGGTACTTCGCGACGCACAACAAGAAGAGCGACGCCAACGAGCCGAGCTTCGACGGCGAGAAGGTCACCGTCATCCCCGAGGTCAAGCAGGCCTGGGACGCGTTCGCGCAGGCCGACCTGATCGCGATGTCGATGGATCAGCGGCTCGGCGGCGCGCAACTGCCCGCGACGCTGGCGCAGGCGGCGTTCGCCTGGTTCTCGGCGGCAAACATCAGCACGACGGGCTACCTCATGCTCACGATGGCCAACGCCAACCTGCTGGCCAGGTTCGGCACCCAGGAGCAGGTCGAGCAGTTCGTCAAGCCGATGTTGGCCGGACGGTTCTCCGGCACCATGGCGCTGTCGGAGACGCAGGCGGGTTCGTCGCTGGCCGACATCCTCACCCGCGCCGAACCACAACGCGACGCCTCTGCGTCCGGCACCTATCGGCTGTTCGGATCGAAGATGTGGATCTCCGGCGCCGAGCACGAGATGACCGACAACATCGTCAACCTGGTACTCGCGAAGATTCCGGGCGGGCCGGCGGGGACCAAGGGCATCTCGCTGTTCATCGTGCCGAAGTACCTGCTGGACGAGAACGGTGCGATCGGTGAGCGCAACGACGTGGTGCTGGCCGGGCTGAACCACAAGATGGGCCAGCGCGGCATCACCAATACCGTGCTCAATCTCGGTGAGGGCGCCTACACCCCGGGCGGGCAACCGGGCGCCGTCGGTTACCTCGTCGGCGAAGCGCACCGCGGCATCGCCTACATGTTCACGATGATGAACGAGGCTCGGCTGGGCGTCGGGATGGGCGCAGTGGCGTTGGGCTACACCGGTTATCTCAAATCGGTGCAGTACGCGCGCGAGCGTCCGCAGGGGCGTCCGGTCGGCGCCAAGGACCCGTCGGCGCCGCAGGTGCCGATCATCGAACATGCCGATGTCAAGCGGATGTTGTTGGCGCAGAAGGCTTATGTGGAAGGTGGCCTGGCGCTGCTGCTGTACTGCGGCAAGCTCGTCGACCTTGCGCACAGCGCACAGTCCGACGAAGAGCGTGACAGCGCCACGCTGCTGCTGGAGATGCTGACCCCGGTCGGCAAGAGCTGGCCGTCGCAGTGGTGCCTGGCCGCCAACGACCTGGCCATCCAAGTGCACGGCGGATACGGCTACACCCGTGAGTACGACGTCGAACAGCATTACCGCGACAATCGGCTCAACCCGATTCACGAGGGCACCCACGGCATCCAGAGTTTGGACCTGTTGGGCCGCAAGGTGGTTTCGCGCGGGGGCGCCGGCCTGGCCGCGTTGGGCGCCGTAATCTCCCGGACGGTGGCCGAGGCGGGGGCGCTCGGCGGTCAGCCCGCCGAGCATGCGAGCCTGCTCGACACCGCATGGCAACGCCTCGTCACTGTCACCGCCGAGATGTTCGGCTCCGGTGACATCGAGGCCGCGATGGCCAACAGCGTGGTGTACCTCGAGGCGTTCGGGCACATCGTCGTCGCGTGGATCTGGCTGCAGCAGGAGCTCGCCGCGCACGGTCACAGCGCAGACTTCTATGATGGCAAGCGCCAGGCCGCCCGCTACTTCTTCCGCTACGAACTACCCAGGACCGCACCACAACTGGACCTGCTCGCGAGCCTGGACCGCACCACCGTGGACATGCGGGCCGACTGGTTCTGA
- a CDS encoding TetR/AcrR family transcriptional regulator: MPSSEALPPNGRTRRDELLAVATKLFAARGYHGTRMDDVADAVGLNKATVYHYYASKSLILYDIYKGAADFTVDALHDDPSASARETIYHFTRRLLVGIASDIERAAVYFQEGPYISEWFTEDQVAYIREKETQVYEHVRDVIDRGIASGEFHDCDSHVLALGYIGMTLGAYRWLRPHGRRTAQEIAVEFSKALLRGLIRDESVRTESPLGIEVDALPGEPDAATAP, translated from the coding sequence ATGCCCTCTTCGGAAGCCCTCCCTCCGAACGGGAGGACCCGTCGCGATGAGTTGTTGGCCGTCGCCACCAAGCTCTTCGCCGCTCGCGGCTACCACGGCACCCGGATGGACGACGTCGCCGACGCGGTCGGCCTGAACAAGGCGACCGTCTACCACTACTACGCGAGCAAGTCGCTGATCCTCTACGACATCTACAAGGGCGCCGCCGACTTCACGGTCGACGCGCTGCACGACGATCCGTCGGCATCGGCACGCGAGACGATTTACCACTTCACGCGGCGGTTGCTGGTCGGCATCGCCAGCGACATCGAGCGCGCGGCCGTGTACTTCCAGGAGGGCCCGTACATCAGCGAGTGGTTCACCGAGGACCAGGTGGCCTACATCCGCGAGAAGGAAACCCAGGTCTACGAGCATGTTCGCGACGTCATCGACCGCGGCATCGCCAGCGGCGAGTTCCACGACTGCGACTCCCACGTGCTGGCGCTGGGCTACATCGGGATGACGCTGGGTGCCTATCGCTGGTTGCGGCCGCACGGCAGGCGGACGGCGCAGGAGATAGCCGTCGAGTTCAGCAAGGCGCTGTTGCGCGGCTTGATCCGCGACGAGTCGGTGCGCACGGAGTCGCCGTTGGGCATCGAGGTCGACGCGCTGCCCGGCGAACCGGACGCGGCCACCGCACCGTGA
- a CDS encoding sensor histidine kinase, with protein sequence MLDRIASFFTAEPVRVTAFLRLPLIALVAVLVWIWEVDHWLPGVYVVVLGVWAAAAVLWLVVILRGPVPRWGDWASTGVDVLVVVVLCLVSGGATAALLPVFFLLPIAVAFQDRPTLTALLGIGTALGYLAVWIVYSKRDDSVGLPDVVYTQFGFLLWSAVATTALCAVLVRRQARVIKLQGVRRQLVSEAMHADERHNREVAEHLHDGPLQTLLAARLDLDEVRERADDPALDTVHTALQQTAAALRSTVTELHPQVLAQLGLMPAIRELLRQFESRGDYVIEADLDDVGKPESQQLLYRAARELLANIHKHARATVVRVGLSRQGDRIVLTVADDGKGFDPATVEQYVADGHIGLGSLLARFDAMGGSMHINSMTGHGTQVTVTSPPSGEQT encoded by the coding sequence GTGCTGGACCGGATCGCGAGCTTCTTCACCGCCGAACCCGTGCGCGTCACCGCGTTTCTGCGGCTGCCGCTGATCGCGCTGGTCGCCGTGCTGGTGTGGATCTGGGAGGTCGACCACTGGCTGCCCGGTGTCTACGTCGTGGTGCTCGGGGTGTGGGCCGCGGCGGCCGTGCTGTGGCTGGTGGTGATCCTGCGCGGACCGGTGCCCCGGTGGGGAGACTGGGCGTCCACCGGTGTCGACGTGCTCGTCGTCGTGGTGTTGTGCCTGGTGTCCGGCGGTGCCACCGCGGCGCTGCTTCCGGTGTTCTTCCTGCTGCCGATCGCGGTCGCGTTCCAGGACCGGCCGACACTGACCGCACTGCTCGGAATCGGCACTGCGCTGGGCTATCTCGCGGTGTGGATCGTGTACTCCAAACGCGACGACTCGGTGGGCCTGCCGGATGTCGTCTACACCCAGTTCGGATTCCTGCTGTGGTCCGCGGTGGCGACGACCGCGCTGTGCGCGGTGCTGGTGCGCCGACAGGCCCGCGTGATCAAACTCCAGGGTGTGCGGCGTCAGCTGGTGTCCGAGGCGATGCACGCCGACGAACGGCACAACCGGGAGGTCGCCGAGCACCTGCACGACGGACCGCTGCAGACGCTGCTCGCCGCGCGTCTCGACCTCGACGAGGTCCGGGAACGCGCCGACGACCCCGCACTCGACACGGTGCACACCGCGCTGCAGCAGACGGCTGCGGCGCTGCGCTCCACCGTGACCGAGCTGCACCCGCAGGTGCTCGCCCAGCTCGGTCTGATGCCGGCGATACGGGAGCTGTTGCGGCAGTTCGAGTCTCGTGGCGACTACGTGATCGAGGCCGATCTCGACGATGTGGGTAAGCCAGAGTCGCAGCAGCTGCTGTACCGGGCGGCGCGCGAACTGCTCGCCAACATCCACAAGCACGCCCGAGCGACGGTGGTGCGGGTCGGGTTGTCGCGCCAAGGGGACCGGATCGTGTTGACCGTCGCCGATGACGGCAAGGGCTTCGATCCGGCGACGGTCGAGCAGTACGTCGCCGACGGCCATATCGGGCTGGGGTCGCTGCTGGCCCGGTTCGACGCGATGGGCGGGTCGATGCACATCAATTCCATGACCGGCCACGGCACCCAGGTGACCGTCACGTCACCACCATCCGGCGAGCAGACGTGA
- a CDS encoding DUF4436 domain-containing protein: MPQDEPPKTRGSTRGRLASIGTVLIILVVYAGSLVGYHYVSGSARSLGPPDLGEDSDTIVQVTLGALRTVGNEVDVKVVVFPSDDHMNADLNVVNTDIAVRLFMNEVNLGIDDLRTPKGQLPAEVSTTITATGDPDKWPFDSYTVGALGADLLVGTGDDRQFEPARVVVTGGLDGWDITSTRSGPATQSAGDGDYETVTLTRARGPLAFDVGLCLVLITLPALALFVSIEMLRGRKNFLPPFGTWYAASLFAIIPIRNFMPGAPPPGAWIDQILVLWVLLALTGAMVLYFTAWWRRSD; this comes from the coding sequence GTGCCACAAGACGAACCGCCGAAAACTCGCGGTAGCACGCGTGGCCGGCTGGCCAGTATCGGCACGGTGCTGATCATCCTCGTGGTTTACGCCGGGTCGCTGGTCGGCTATCACTACGTCTCCGGTTCGGCCAGGTCGCTGGGGCCACCGGATCTCGGCGAGGACAGCGACACGATCGTGCAGGTGACCTTGGGGGCGCTGCGCACCGTCGGCAACGAGGTGGACGTCAAAGTAGTTGTCTTCCCCTCCGATGACCATATGAACGCCGACCTCAATGTGGTCAACACCGACATTGCGGTGCGGCTGTTCATGAACGAGGTCAATCTCGGCATCGATGATCTGAGGACACCCAAGGGTCAGTTGCCTGCGGAGGTGAGCACGACGATCACCGCCACCGGTGATCCGGACAAGTGGCCGTTCGACTCGTACACGGTCGGGGCTCTCGGGGCCGACCTGCTCGTCGGGACCGGCGACGACCGCCAGTTCGAGCCCGCCCGGGTGGTGGTGACGGGTGGTCTCGACGGCTGGGACATCACCAGCACACGCAGCGGCCCGGCGACCCAGTCGGCCGGCGACGGCGACTACGAGACGGTGACGTTGACTCGAGCGCGGGGCCCGCTCGCCTTCGACGTCGGCCTGTGCCTGGTGCTCATCACGCTGCCCGCGCTGGCTCTGTTCGTCTCGATCGAGATGCTGCGTGGACGGAAGAACTTCCTCCCGCCGTTCGGTACGTGGTACGCCGCGAGTTTGTTCGCGATCATCCCGATCCGGAACTTCATGCCCGGCGCACCGCCGCCCGGCGCATGGATCGACCAGATCCTGGTGTTGTGGGTGCTGCTCGCGTTGACCGGGGCGATGGTTCTGTACTTCACCGCCTGGTGGAGGCGCAGCGACTGA
- a CDS encoding Re/Si-specific NAD(P)(+) transhydrogenase subunit alpha — MTQTTDADVAGRAAPTVGVVRESGSDERRVALVPKAVASLVNSGVAVVVESGAGERALLSDDLYTDAGATIGDAWAADVVVKVAPPTADEVGKLKSGQTLIGFLAPRNSDNQIAALEAAGVQAFAVEAIPRISRAQVMDALSSQANVAGYKAVLLAASESTRFFPMLTTAAGTVKPASVLVLGVGVAGLQALATAKRLGARTTGYDVRPEVADQVRSVGAQWLSFGAEDIAAAGEGGYARELSEEERAQQQKELERAITGFDVVITTALVPGRPAPRLVTAAAVEGMKPGSVVVDLAGETGGNCELTEPGQTVVRHGVTIASPLNLPATMPEHASELYSKNLTSLLDLLITDGALAPDFDDEVVAASCVTRTASGAES, encoded by the coding sequence ATGACGCAGACGACGGATGCGGACGTCGCCGGTCGCGCGGCTCCGACGGTCGGGGTGGTGCGCGAATCCGGCTCCGACGAGCGCCGCGTCGCGCTGGTACCGAAGGCGGTGGCGTCGCTGGTGAACAGCGGTGTGGCCGTCGTGGTGGAATCCGGCGCGGGCGAGCGGGCCCTTCTCTCCGACGACCTCTACACCGACGCGGGCGCGACGATCGGCGACGCCTGGGCGGCCGACGTGGTGGTGAAGGTGGCGCCCCCGACCGCCGACGAGGTGGGCAAGCTCAAGTCCGGCCAGACGCTGATCGGGTTCCTCGCCCCGCGCAACTCCGACAACCAGATCGCCGCGCTCGAGGCCGCGGGCGTGCAGGCGTTCGCCGTCGAGGCGATCCCGCGCATCTCCCGCGCGCAAGTGATGGACGCGCTGTCTTCGCAAGCCAACGTCGCCGGCTACAAGGCGGTGCTGCTGGCGGCGTCGGAGTCGACGCGCTTCTTCCCGATGCTGACCACGGCCGCGGGCACCGTGAAGCCGGCGTCGGTGCTGGTGCTGGGCGTCGGAGTGGCAGGGCTGCAGGCGTTGGCCACCGCCAAGCGACTCGGGGCGCGCACCACCGGCTACGACGTGCGCCCGGAGGTGGCCGATCAGGTCCGTTCGGTCGGCGCGCAATGGTTGAGCTTCGGCGCCGAAGACATAGCGGCCGCCGGCGAGGGGGGCTACGCCCGCGAGTTGTCCGAGGAGGAACGCGCCCAGCAACAGAAGGAGCTGGAGCGGGCGATCACCGGGTTCGACGTGGTGATCACCACCGCGCTGGTGCCCGGCCGCCCGGCGCCGCGGTTGGTGACCGCCGCCGCGGTCGAGGGCATGAAGCCGGGCAGCGTGGTCGTCGACCTCGCCGGTGAGACCGGCGGCAACTGTGAGCTCACCGAGCCCGGGCAGACCGTCGTCCGCCACGGCGTCACCATCGCCTCGCCGCTGAACCTGCCGGCGACCATGCCCGAGCACGCCAGCGAGCTGTACTCGAAGAATTTGACCTCGCTGCTGGATCTGTTGATCACCGATGGTGCGTTGGCACCCGATTTCGACGACGAGGTCGTGGCGGCCTCCTGCGTCACCCGCACCGCGAGCGGTGCAGAAAGCTAG
- a CDS encoding NAD(P)(+) transhydrogenase (Re/Si-specific) subunit beta gives MNYLVTVLYILAFSLFILGLSGLTGPKTAVRGNWIAATGMAIAVVATLIKVRDTASINWILIVAGLALGVILGVPPAKKTKMTAMPQLVALFNGVGGGTVALIAWSEFIETDGFAHFTPDQHPTVALVAGSLFAAIIGSVSFWGSLVAFLKLQESIPKNVEKRLVASAKLFQAANVLLLLGATAAAIYIGLNAGAGSPGWTIMVVLALAGLMGLFVVFPIGGADMPVVISLLNALTGLSAAAAGLALNNTAMIVAGMIVGASGSILTNLMAVAMNRSIPAIVFGSFGGGAAAVAGPDGDQGTVKSTSAADAAIQMAYANQVIVVPGYGLAVAQAQHTVKEMADLLESKGVEVKYAIHPVAGRMPGHMNVLLAEADVEYDTMKEMDDINGEFGRTDVTLVIGANDVTNPAARNDPSSPIHGMPILNVDESRSVIVLKRSMNAGYAGIENPLFFLDQTSMLFGDAKKSVTSVIEELKAL, from the coding sequence GTGAACTATCTCGTCACCGTCCTCTACATCCTCGCGTTCTCCCTCTTCATTCTCGGGCTGTCCGGGCTGACCGGACCGAAGACGGCGGTGCGTGGCAACTGGATCGCCGCCACCGGTATGGCCATCGCCGTGGTCGCGACGCTGATCAAGGTGCGCGACACCGCGTCGATCAACTGGATCCTCATCGTCGCCGGGCTGGCGCTGGGAGTGATTCTCGGTGTGCCGCCGGCCAAGAAGACCAAGATGACCGCGATGCCGCAATTGGTCGCGCTGTTCAACGGCGTCGGTGGCGGCACCGTCGCGTTGATCGCGTGGTCGGAGTTCATCGAGACCGACGGCTTCGCACACTTCACGCCCGATCAGCACCCGACGGTCGCGTTGGTGGCCGGGTCACTGTTCGCCGCGATCATCGGTTCGGTGTCGTTCTGGGGCTCACTGGTGGCGTTCCTGAAGCTGCAGGAGTCGATTCCCAAGAACGTCGAGAAGCGACTTGTCGCCTCCGCCAAGCTGTTTCAGGCCGCCAACGTGCTGCTGCTGCTCGGTGCGACGGCCGCCGCGATCTACATCGGGCTGAACGCCGGTGCAGGCAGCCCGGGTTGGACGATCATGGTGGTGCTCGCGCTGGCCGGCCTGATGGGCCTGTTCGTGGTGTTCCCGATCGGCGGCGCCGACATGCCGGTGGTCATCTCACTGCTCAATGCGTTGACCGGATTATCAGCCGCGGCAGCGGGGTTGGCGTTGAACAACACCGCGATGATCGTCGCGGGCATGATCGTCGGCGCGTCCGGTTCGATACTGACCAACCTGATGGCCGTGGCGATGAACCGCTCCATTCCGGCGATCGTGTTCGGCTCCTTCGGCGGCGGCGCCGCCGCCGTGGCCGGTCCGGACGGCGACCAGGGCACCGTCAAGTCGACCTCCGCCGCGGACGCCGCGATCCAGATGGCCTACGCCAACCAGGTGATCGTGGTCCCCGGCTACGGATTGGCCGTCGCGCAGGCCCAGCACACCGTCAAGGAGATGGCCGACCTGCTGGAATCCAAAGGCGTGGAAGTGAAGTACGCCATCCATCCCGTCGCAGGCCGCATGCCGGGGCACATGAACGTGCTGCTGGCCGAGGCCGACGTCGAGTACGACACGATGAAGGAGATGGACGACATCAACGGCGAGTTCGGCCGCACCGACGTCACATTGGTCATCGGCGCCAACGACGTCACCAACCCGGCGGCGCGCAACGATCCGAGTTCCCCGATTCACGGCATGCCGATTCTCAACGTCGACGAGTCGCGGTCGGTCATCGTGCTCAAGCGGTCGATGAACGCAGGTTACGCCGGCATCGAGAATCCGCTGTTCTTCCTCGACCAGACCTCCATGCTGTTCGGCGACGCCAAGAAGTCCGTCACCTCGGTGATCGAGGAACTAAAAGCGCTGTAG
- a CDS encoding NAD(P) transhydrogenase subunit alpha: protein MYDNLLANLAILVLAGFVGFAVISKVPNTLHTPLMSGTNAIHGIVVLGALIVLGDLPADAHWGVRIIAFVALIFGTLNVIGGFLVTDRMLGMFKSRRPEPKAVEAADK from the coding sequence ATGTACGACAACCTGCTGGCCAATCTCGCGATCCTGGTGCTCGCCGGGTTCGTCGGGTTCGCCGTGATCTCCAAGGTGCCCAACACCTTGCACACGCCGTTGATGTCGGGCACCAACGCCATCCACGGCATCGTCGTGCTCGGCGCGCTGATCGTGCTGGGCGACCTGCCCGCCGACGCGCACTGGGGAGTCCGGATCATCGCGTTCGTCGCGCTGATCTTCGGCACCCTCAACGTGATCGGCGGCTTCCTGGTTACCGACCGGATGCTGGGGATGTTCAAGTCCCGCAGGCCCGAACCCAAAGCTGTTGAGGCGGCTGACAAGTGA
- a CDS encoding response regulator transcription factor gives MSGAAGEKVRVVVGDDHPMFRDGVVRALVSSGQIEVVAEADDGTAALEAIRTHTPAVALLDYRMPGMDGAEVAAAVLRDELPTRVLLISAHDESAIVYQALQNGAAGFLPKESSRSELVAAVLDCAKGRDVVAPSLAGGLAGEIRRRAEPEGPVLSPREREVLRLIASGTSIPAMAKQLFLAPSTVKTHVQRLYEKLGVNDRGAAVAEAMRRKLLD, from the coding sequence GTGAGCGGCGCGGCCGGTGAGAAGGTCCGGGTGGTGGTGGGAGACGACCACCCGATGTTCCGCGACGGCGTGGTCCGTGCGTTGGTCTCCAGCGGTCAGATCGAGGTGGTGGCCGAGGCCGACGACGGAACAGCCGCCCTCGAGGCGATCCGAACGCACACGCCGGCGGTGGCACTGCTGGACTACCGGATGCCCGGTATGGACGGCGCCGAGGTGGCAGCCGCCGTCCTGCGAGACGAACTGCCCACCCGCGTGCTGCTGATCTCCGCCCATGACGAATCCGCGATCGTGTACCAGGCGCTGCAGAACGGCGCCGCGGGCTTTCTGCCCAAGGAGTCCAGCCGCTCCGAACTCGTCGCCGCGGTGCTCGACTGCGCCAAGGGCCGGGACGTCGTCGCACCGAGCCTGGCCGGGGGGTTGGCTGGCGAGATCCGCAGGCGCGCCGAACCGGAAGGCCCGGTGCTCAGTCCCCGCGAGCGCGAGGTGCTCCGCCTGATCGCCTCCGGCACCAGCATCCCCGCGATGGCCAAGCAACTGTTCCTGGCGCCGTCGACGGTGAAGACCCACGTGCAGCGGCTCTACGAGAAGCTAGGGGTCAACGACCGCGGTGCCGCCGTCGCCGAGGCGATGCGCCGCAAGCTGCTGGACTGA
- a CDS encoding acyl-CoA dehydrogenase family protein — MAVDRLLPTRDAEDLIALTRDVADKVLDPIVDDHEKTERYPEGVMAQLGAAGLLSLPQPEEWGGGGQPFEVYLQVLEELAARWAAVAVAVSVHSLSSHPLLMFGTDEQKHRWLPGMLSGEQIGAYSLSEPQAGSDAAALRCAAAKADGGGYVLNGSKSWITHGGRADFYTLFARTGEGSRGISCFLVPGDLPGLSFGKPEEKMGLHAIPTTSAFYSDAHLDAERLIGAEGQGLQIAFSALDSGRLGIAAVATGLAQAALDEAVAYANERTTFGRRIIDHQGLGFLLADMAAAVASARATYLDAARRRDAGRDYSQQASVAKLVATDAAMKVTTDAVQVFGGAGYTRDYRVERYMREAKITQIFEGTNQIQRLVIARGLTT, encoded by the coding sequence ATGGCTGTCGACCGGCTGCTACCCACCCGGGACGCCGAAGACCTGATCGCGCTCACCCGCGACGTCGCCGACAAGGTGCTCGACCCGATCGTCGACGATCACGAGAAGACCGAGCGCTATCCGGAAGGGGTGATGGCCCAGTTGGGCGCGGCCGGATTGCTGAGCCTGCCGCAGCCCGAGGAGTGGGGCGGCGGCGGCCAACCGTTCGAGGTCTATCTACAGGTGCTCGAGGAACTGGCCGCGCGCTGGGCGGCGGTCGCGGTCGCGGTCAGCGTGCACAGCCTGTCGTCGCATCCGCTGCTGATGTTCGGCACCGACGAGCAGAAGCACAGGTGGCTGCCGGGGATGCTGTCGGGCGAGCAGATCGGCGCCTACAGCCTGTCCGAACCGCAGGCCGGGTCGGACGCCGCCGCGCTGCGCTGCGCCGCGGCCAAGGCCGATGGCGGCGGTTATGTGCTCAACGGCTCGAAGTCGTGGATCACCCACGGTGGGCGCGCCGACTTCTACACGCTGTTCGCGCGGACGGGCGAAGGCTCCCGCGGGATTTCGTGCTTCCTGGTGCCCGGCGACCTGCCCGGGCTGAGCTTCGGCAAGCCCGAAGAGAAGATGGGCCTGCACGCGATCCCGACCACCTCGGCGTTCTACTCCGATGCCCACCTGGATGCCGAGCGGTTGATCGGCGCGGAGGGCCAGGGTCTGCAGATCGCCTTCTCCGCACTGGATTCCGGACGGTTGGGCATCGCCGCCGTCGCCACCGGCCTGGCACAGGCTGCGCTCGACGAGGCCGTCGCCTATGCCAACGAACGAACGACGTTCGGCCGCAGGATCATCGACCATCAGGGGCTGGGGTTCCTGCTGGCCGACATGGCTGCCGCGGTGGCAAGTGCGCGCGCGACGTACCTGGACGCCGCCCGTCGACGCGACGCCGGGCGGGACTACTCGCAACAGGCCAGCGTGGCCAAGCTCGTCGCGACCGACGCCGCGATGAAGGTCACCACCGACGCGGTCCAGGTGTTCGGCGGCGCCGGCTACACCCGCGATTACCGCGTCGAGCGGTACATGCGGGAAGCCAAGATCACCCAGATCTTCGAGGGCACGAACCAGATTCAGCGCCTGGTCATCGCCCGCGGCCTCACGACTTGA
- a CDS encoding alcohol dehydrogenase catalytic domain-containing protein — translation MRIRGAVLEEIGRARPYAESRPLSVGELDLEPPRAGELLVRVEAAGLCHSDLSVVDGSRVRPVPMLLGHEAAGVAEALGAGVSDVSVGARVVMTFLPRCGRCPACATDGLTPCEPGSAANAAGTLMTGERRLSRDGRPVHHHLGVSGFATHAVVDRRSVVPVPDDVPAAVASLLGCAVLTGGGAVINAGRPRRGDTVAVVGLGGVGMAAILTALAQDDVHVVGVDPLPDKLKRVRGMGAHEAYTPDEARDRGLKATVVVEAVGHPSALETAVDLTAPGGRTVSVGLPRPDARVSLSPLGFVAEGRSLIGSYLGSAVPSREIPYFVGLWRAGRLPVESLVSSTITLDEINSGMDELAEGKAVRQVIRFG, via the coding sequence ATGAGGATTCGCGGTGCCGTGTTGGAAGAGATCGGCCGCGCACGGCCGTACGCCGAGTCCAGGCCGCTGTCGGTCGGCGAGTTGGACCTCGAACCGCCGCGGGCGGGCGAACTGCTGGTGCGCGTCGAGGCCGCCGGCCTGTGCCACTCCGACCTGTCGGTGGTCGACGGAAGCCGGGTCCGACCGGTGCCGATGCTGCTCGGCCACGAGGCCGCCGGAGTCGCCGAGGCGCTCGGCGCCGGGGTCTCGGATGTGAGCGTCGGCGCCCGCGTCGTGATGACCTTCCTGCCGCGCTGCGGCCGGTGCCCGGCGTGCGCCACCGACGGCCTCACCCCGTGCGAGCCCGGCAGCGCGGCCAACGCGGCAGGCACGTTGATGACCGGCGAACGCCGGCTGTCGCGCGACGGCCGGCCGGTGCACCACCATCTCGGCGTCTCCGGTTTCGCCACCCACGCGGTGGTCGACCGGCGCTCGGTGGTGCCGGTGCCCGACGATGTGCCCGCGGCCGTGGCATCTCTGCTCGGCTGCGCCGTGTTGACCGGCGGCGGCGCGGTGATCAACGCCGGCCGGCCGCGCCGGGGCGACACCGTGGCCGTCGTCGGGCTCGGCGGCGTCGGCATGGCGGCGATCCTCACCGCTTTGGCTCAGGACGACGTTCACGTGGTCGGCGTCGACCCGCTGCCCGACAAATTGAAAAGAGTCCGCGGCATGGGCGCGCACGAGGCGTACACGCCCGACGAAGCGCGTGATCGGGGCCTCAAGGCGACCGTCGTGGTGGAGGCGGTCGGCCATCCGAGCGCGCTGGAGACCGCGGTCGATCTCACCGCTCCCGGCGGTCGGACGGTGTCGGTCGGCCTGCCTCGTCCCGATGCGCGGGTATCGCTGTCCCCGTTGGGCTTTGTGGCCGAGGGCCGGTCACTGATCGGCAGCTATCTCGGTTCGGCGGTGCCCTCGCGTGAGATCCCGTACTTTGTCGGGCTGTGGCGTGCGGGCCGGCTACCGGTCGAGTCGCTGGTGTCCTCGACGATCACTCTCGACGAAATCAATTCGGGCATGGACGAACTCGCCGAAGGCAAAGCCGTGCGGCAGGTCATCCGCTTCGGTTAG